A stretch of the Diorhabda sublineata isolate icDioSubl1.1 chromosome 11, icDioSubl1.1, whole genome shotgun sequence genome encodes the following:
- the LOC130450406 gene encoding pupal cuticle protein 20-like has product MRLISQKFGKTNFHRYIKLFLDKNFLNDIFQLLPVFLVGICSAARLDNTYLPPGAKGAGGGPGLSTPFGPGTGGAGPGGGGARPGGSGYRPGGNGGGNGNGNGNGNGGDVIPIISYENVNNGDGSYKWSYETGNGIKAQEEGELKPGGEEGIQSAVGSYSYTAPDGTEIKVEYTADENGFVPVGDHLPTPPPIPPEIQKALDQITAEEAAGGGNGNGNGGGNGGGGNGGGNGYRY; this is encoded by the exons ATGAGACTG ATCAGTCAAAAATTCGGAAAAACAAACTTTCATCGTTACATAAAACTAtttcttgacaaaaattttttaaatgatatttttcagttGTTGCCGGTTTTCCTGGTGGGGATCTGCTCAGCTGCCCGTTTGGACAACACCTATTTACCACCAGGTGCGAAAGGGGCTGGGGGTGGTCCCGGTCTATCGACTCCGTTTGGTCCCGGAACCGGTGGTGCTGGACCCGGAGGCGGTGGTGCTAGACCCGGAGGCAGTGGTTATAGACCCGGAG GAAATGGTGGTGGTAACGGAAACGGGAATGGAAATGGAAATGGTGGTGATGTCATACCTATAATATCCTATGAAAATGTCAATAATGGAGATGGAAGCTACAAATGGAG TTACGAGACTGGCAATGGAATCAAAGCTCAAGAAGAGGGAGAATTGAAACCAGGAGGCGAAGAAGGTATCCAATCAGCTGTAGGATCTTATTCATACACTGCTCCTGACGGAACGGAAATAAAAGTAGAATACACAGCAGATGAGAACGGCTTCGTCCCCGTGGGTGATCATCTCCCTACACCACCTCCAATACCACCAGAAATCCAGAAAGCTTTGGACCAAATTACCGCCGAAGAAGCTGCAGGTGGTGGTAACGGAAATGGAAACGGCGGTGGAAACGGAGGTGGTGGTAATGGGGGCGGAAATGGATATCGTTATTAA